From the Ruania alkalisoli genome, one window contains:
- a CDS encoding 4-hydroxy-3-methylbut-2-enyl diphosphate reductase translates to MTTSTKRILLAAPRGYCAGVDRAVEAVEQALDHYGAPIYVRREIVHNKYVVETLSKRGAIFVHETDEVPEGARVIFSAHGVSPAVHAQAAERNLDTIDATCPLVTKVHKEAVRFAKDEYDILLIGHDGHEEVEGTAGEAPDHIQLVDGPAAVDSVSVRDPEKVVWLSQTTLSVDETMETVRRLREKFPQLQDPPSDDICYATQNRQVAVKKIAPDADVMIVVGSANSSNSVRLVEVALEAGARSAYRVDTADGLDPAWFEGARSVGLSSGASVPEILVRDVITQLGEWGFGEVEEVRTATEDLMFSLPRELRADLKKAGQPVGRPARGARRSLDVSAT, encoded by the coding sequence GTGACGACTTCCACCAAGCGCATCCTGCTCGCTGCACCCCGCGGCTACTGTGCGGGGGTCGATCGGGCTGTCGAAGCCGTCGAGCAGGCCCTGGACCACTACGGTGCGCCGATCTACGTGCGCAGGGAGATCGTCCACAACAAGTACGTGGTGGAGACCCTCTCCAAGCGCGGGGCGATTTTCGTGCACGAGACGGACGAGGTGCCTGAGGGCGCACGGGTGATCTTCTCCGCCCACGGTGTCTCGCCGGCCGTGCATGCCCAGGCAGCTGAACGCAACCTCGACACGATCGATGCCACGTGCCCGCTGGTGACGAAGGTGCACAAGGAGGCCGTCCGGTTCGCCAAGGACGAGTACGACATCCTGCTCATCGGGCACGACGGCCACGAGGAGGTCGAGGGGACCGCGGGCGAGGCGCCCGACCACATCCAACTGGTCGACGGTCCTGCCGCCGTCGACAGTGTGAGCGTGCGCGATCCCGAGAAGGTGGTGTGGCTGTCGCAGACGACGCTCTCGGTCGACGAGACGATGGAGACGGTGCGCCGGCTGCGGGAGAAGTTCCCGCAGCTGCAGGATCCGCCCAGTGACGACATCTGCTACGCCACGCAGAACCGCCAGGTGGCGGTGAAGAAGATCGCTCCGGATGCAGACGTAATGATCGTGGTCGGCTCGGCCAACTCCTCGAACTCTGTGCGTTTGGTGGAGGTGGCGCTCGAGGCCGGTGCACGCTCCGCCTACCGGGTCGACACCGCCGATGGACTCGACCCGGCATGGTTCGAGGGTGCGCGCAGCGTGGGCTTGAGCTCGGGCGCGTCAGTGCCGGAGATCCTCGTGCGCGACGTGATCACCCAGCTTGGCGAGTGGGGATTCGGTGAGGTGGAGGAGGTGCGCACTGCCACCGAGGACTTGATGTTCTCCCTCCCGCGGGAGTTGCGTGCCGATCTGAAGAAGGCAGGCCAGCCGGTGGGCCGGCCCGCCCGGGGTGCGCGTCGCTCCCTGGACGTCTCCGCTACCTGA
- the xseA gene encoding exodeoxyribonuclease VII large subunit, with protein MQPPEPRPGASTGAAPTELPARALDTTAEHPWPVRLLSAKIADYVNKMAPVWVEGQLVQVNAHNASANAYLTLRDTDVDMSLNVTMLKRLLAGAGTAVEEGAHVVVRGKPSFWAKRGTLSLRATDIRAIGLGELLARIEHLKRILAAEGLFDADRKRALPFLPTRVGLICGRDAKAKHDVIVNASARWPQVQFEVREVAVQGTSSVGEVSRAIAELDAHREVDVIVVARGGGSVEDLLPFSNESMVRAAAACRTPLVAAIGHETDCPLLDLVADYRASTPTDAAKRIVPDMAAELSRIDQARHRMGAALHRRLAVESDRLAALRSRPVLAQPHVLADSRAEQMDRWRDQGRAAFTSRLERAAGEVANLRTALRTLSPDATLRRGYAVLRTPTGAVVRDPATVSVGDDLRALVAGGELTVSVRGTEPTRKTST; from the coding sequence ATGCAACCGCCCGAGCCAAGGCCCGGCGCCTCCACCGGTGCTGCGCCCACCGAGCTGCCCGCCCGGGCGCTGGACACCACGGCCGAGCACCCGTGGCCGGTTCGGCTCCTTTCGGCGAAGATCGCCGACTACGTCAACAAGATGGCCCCCGTCTGGGTCGAGGGTCAGCTGGTCCAGGTCAATGCTCACAATGCGTCCGCGAACGCCTACCTCACGCTGCGTGACACCGATGTGGACATGTCCCTGAACGTCACCATGCTCAAGCGCCTGCTCGCCGGTGCCGGCACCGCCGTCGAGGAGGGCGCGCACGTGGTGGTGCGCGGCAAACCGTCGTTCTGGGCCAAACGCGGGACGTTGAGCCTGCGAGCCACTGACATCCGCGCGATCGGCCTCGGCGAGTTGCTCGCCCGGATCGAGCACCTGAAACGGATCCTCGCCGCGGAGGGTCTGTTCGACGCCGACCGCAAGCGCGCGCTGCCGTTCCTGCCCACCCGGGTCGGGTTGATCTGCGGGCGGGACGCCAAGGCCAAGCACGACGTCATCGTCAACGCCTCCGCCCGGTGGCCGCAGGTGCAGTTCGAGGTGCGCGAGGTGGCCGTCCAGGGCACGAGCAGCGTCGGCGAGGTCAGCCGTGCGATCGCCGAGCTCGACGCTCATCGCGAGGTGGACGTCATCGTCGTGGCGCGCGGTGGCGGTTCGGTCGAGGACCTGCTGCCGTTCTCCAACGAGAGCATGGTCCGCGCGGCGGCTGCCTGCCGCACCCCGCTGGTGGCGGCCATCGGTCACGAGACCGACTGCCCGTTGCTGGACCTCGTGGCCGACTACCGCGCCTCCACCCCCACGGACGCCGCCAAGCGCATCGTGCCCGACATGGCCGCCGAGCTCAGTCGCATCGACCAGGCCCGGCACCGGATGGGAGCGGCACTGCATCGCAGGCTCGCGGTCGAATCCGACCGCCTGGCAGCACTGCGCTCGCGCCCGGTCCTTGCCCAGCCGCACGTGCTCGCCGACAGCAGAGCCGAGCAGATGGACCGGTGGCGCGACCAGGGCCGGGCGGCTTTCACCTCTCGCCTCGAGCGGGCGGCCGGTGAGGTGGCCAATCTCAGGACGGCGCTGCGCACCCTCTCCCCCGACGCCACCCTGCGACGGGGATACGCCGTGCTCCGCACCCCCACCGGAGCGGTCGTGCGCGACCCAGCCACCGTCAGCGTCGGGGACGATCTGCGTGCGCTGGTAGCCGGTGGCGAGCTCACCGTGTCGGTGCGTGGAACCGAACCCACCCGCAAGACCTCGACGTGA
- a CDS encoding ABC transporter ATP-binding protein, which translates to MSDPSAPEQTTGTPVAAPAARPPDPAAALSIRGLWKRFGQKTAVAGIDLDVPRGSFYGFVGPNGAGKTTTLSMATGLLRPDAGTVMVNGTDFWSAPDAGKAQMGVLPDGVRLFDRLTGAQLLTYSGLLRGMDRDVVAERADDLLRAMDLTEDKDTFVVDYSAGMTKKIALGCALIHAPRVLVLDEPFEAVDPVSAANIRDMLADYVRSGATVIVSSHVMDLVQRMCSHVAVIADGQIRATGTVDDVRAGGSLEDRFVELVGGRHQTEGLAWLRTSSDSD; encoded by the coding sequence ATGAGTGATCCATCTGCGCCCGAGCAGACCACTGGTACCCCGGTGGCCGCGCCCGCGGCTCGCCCACCCGACCCTGCTGCGGCCCTGTCGATCCGCGGTCTGTGGAAGCGATTCGGCCAGAAGACGGCCGTGGCCGGTATCGACCTGGACGTCCCTCGCGGGTCGTTCTACGGTTTCGTCGGCCCCAACGGGGCGGGTAAGACCACGACGCTGTCGATGGCGACCGGCCTGTTGCGACCCGATGCGGGCACCGTGATGGTCAACGGCACCGACTTCTGGAGCGCGCCTGACGCTGGGAAGGCGCAGATGGGCGTACTTCCCGACGGGGTGCGCCTCTTCGACCGGCTCACCGGCGCCCAGCTGCTCACCTACTCAGGGCTGCTGCGGGGGATGGATCGTGACGTCGTCGCCGAACGCGCGGACGATCTGCTGCGAGCGATGGATCTCACCGAGGACAAGGACACCTTCGTCGTGGACTACTCGGCCGGGATGACGAAGAAGATCGCCCTGGGCTGCGCGCTCATCCACGCTCCGCGTGTGCTCGTACTGGACGAGCCGTTCGAGGCGGTCGACCCGGTCTCGGCGGCGAACATCCGGGACATGCTCGCCGACTACGTGCGCTCAGGGGCCACCGTGATCGTCTCCTCGCACGTGATGGATCTGGTGCAGCGGATGTGCAGCCATGTGGCGGTGATCGCCGACGGGCAGATCCGCGCTACCGGGACTGTGGACGACGTCCGCGCTGGTGGGTCGTTGGAGGACAGGTTCGTCGAGCTCGTCGGCGGTCGGCATCAGACGGAGGGACTGGCGTGGTTGCGCACTTCGTCCGACTCCGACTGA
- a CDS encoding carbohydrate kinase family protein, with amino-acid sequence MTHALVIGEALVDVVRAADGTVTEHPGGSPANVALGLARLGRNTELATWLGKDARGELVSSHLTASGVRLVPGSDRAERTPTAVATLAGDGSATYEFDLAWRVPEVALDDTVTVLHSGSIAGTLAPGGAAVAEIAAAAREHATISYDPNARPTIMGSADEARPVIEHLVSLADVVKVSDEDVAWLYPGESDIEVIQRWVHAGPSVVVLTRGGTGSVGVTVTGGSVEVPAPRTEVVDTVGAGDSYMAGLLDGLWSANLLGAKRRDALRLIEEDALRAAMTHAARIAAIVVSRAGANPPTTAELTREENA; translated from the coding sequence ATGACGCACGCCCTGGTGATCGGCGAGGCCCTCGTGGACGTGGTCCGCGCTGCCGACGGAACGGTGACCGAACACCCCGGGGGGTCACCGGCGAATGTGGCCCTCGGACTGGCACGGCTGGGACGCAACACCGAGCTCGCGACCTGGCTGGGTAAGGACGCTCGCGGTGAGCTGGTGAGCTCTCATCTCACTGCGAGCGGGGTTCGGCTGGTACCGGGCTCCGACCGGGCCGAGCGCACCCCGACCGCCGTGGCCACCTTGGCCGGGGACGGCAGTGCGACCTACGAGTTCGACCTCGCGTGGCGCGTGCCCGAGGTCGCCCTCGATGACACTGTCACGGTGCTGCACTCGGGCTCGATCGCCGGGACGCTCGCGCCCGGAGGAGCGGCCGTCGCCGAGATCGCTGCCGCAGCACGCGAGCACGCGACGATCAGCTACGACCCGAATGCCCGCCCGACCATCATGGGCAGTGCCGACGAGGCACGGCCGGTGATCGAGCATCTCGTCTCCCTCGCCGACGTCGTCAAGGTCTCGGACGAGGATGTCGCCTGGCTCTACCCGGGAGAAAGCGACATCGAGGTGATCCAGCGGTGGGTGCACGCCGGACCGTCAGTCGTCGTCCTCACTCGCGGTGGGACGGGCTCGGTCGGCGTTACTGTCACCGGAGGATCGGTCGAGGTCCCGGCTCCGCGCACCGAGGTGGTCGACACCGTCGGTGCAGGCGACTCCTACATGGCGGGCCTGCTGGACGGTCTCTGGAGTGCGAACCTGCTCGGCGCCAAGCGCCGCGACGCGCTCCGCCTGATCGAGGAGGACGCCCTGCGTGCGGCCATGACCCACGCCGCCCGGATCGCCGCGATCGTCGTCTCCCGGGCCGGCGCCAACCCACCGACCACTGCCGAGCTGACCCGTGAGGAGAACGCGTGA
- the rmuC gene encoding DNA recombination protein RmuC, giving the protein MDLAQLLLGLAVGLVLGGLAGAWLMRAARGTSATGAGEANEIAHLTDRLHAAEERAAQLPVLTERLAAERESHERALHAAERAADERADLERAGFERTIEAERARAAERIAQAQERVEELRADSKRMSDEFEALSAKVLSQTQESFLKQAEERFARAQQLSDAELAKREDAVKSLVEPLSRTLTEVKSGMDQAEKARLQAHSTLAEQVKQMRSDSEHLRQETNQLVTALRAPQVRGRWGELQLRRVVEAAGMIEHVDFVEQETLSTDDGALRPDLVVTLPGDKRVVVDAKVAFNGYLEAMEAREDSVRTSRLQAHARHVRDHVDSLGAKAYWEHLENTPEFVVMFLPAESFLQAALEQDPTIMERAFEKNVVLATPATLVALLRTVAYTWRQELLAHEAQQVFQVGRELHKRLGTMGKHLTTLGKRLNSSVEAFNAFNRSLDSNVITQARRFSNLQGLDPALESHPPLEVLATPAQKPDVYETTQRTNAGPAQLPGRKNTAALPLEGLALEPDPEIESLVADATRDADKVSHGSAARRTKKA; this is encoded by the coding sequence ATGGATCTCGCACAGCTCTTACTCGGACTGGCCGTGGGCCTCGTGCTCGGCGGCCTCGCCGGCGCATGGCTCATGCGTGCCGCGCGCGGCACGTCTGCCACCGGGGCGGGGGAAGCGAACGAGATCGCCCATCTCACCGATCGCCTGCACGCCGCCGAAGAGAGGGCGGCCCAGCTCCCGGTGCTGACCGAGCGGCTCGCTGCCGAGCGAGAATCTCACGAACGCGCACTCCACGCAGCAGAACGTGCAGCAGACGAGCGGGCCGACCTCGAACGGGCCGGTTTCGAGCGGACGATCGAGGCCGAGCGCGCACGGGCCGCCGAGCGCATCGCGCAGGCGCAGGAGCGCGTTGAGGAACTGCGCGCCGACAGCAAGCGGATGTCGGACGAGTTCGAGGCACTCTCAGCGAAGGTGCTCTCCCAGACGCAAGAATCGTTCCTCAAGCAGGCAGAAGAGCGCTTCGCACGTGCTCAGCAGCTCTCCGACGCCGAACTCGCCAAGCGGGAAGACGCCGTCAAGTCGCTCGTCGAACCGCTGAGCCGCACGCTCACCGAGGTGAAGTCCGGGATGGACCAGGCGGAGAAGGCGCGACTGCAGGCGCACTCGACGCTCGCCGAACAGGTCAAGCAGATGCGATCGGACTCCGAGCACCTGCGTCAGGAGACGAACCAGCTGGTGACGGCGCTGCGTGCGCCACAGGTCCGGGGCAGGTGGGGCGAGCTGCAGCTGCGCCGTGTGGTGGAAGCAGCCGGGATGATCGAGCACGTCGACTTCGTCGAGCAAGAGACCCTCAGCACCGACGACGGGGCCTTGCGTCCGGACCTGGTGGTCACCCTTCCTGGCGACAAGCGCGTCGTCGTGGACGCCAAGGTCGCGTTCAACGGCTACCTGGAGGCGATGGAGGCCCGGGAGGATTCTGTACGTACGTCTCGACTGCAGGCTCATGCCCGCCATGTGCGCGATCACGTGGACTCCCTCGGCGCGAAGGCCTACTGGGAGCATCTGGAGAACACTCCGGAGTTCGTGGTGATGTTCCTGCCTGCGGAGTCGTTCCTGCAGGCGGCACTCGAGCAGGATCCGACGATCATGGAACGCGCCTTCGAGAAGAACGTCGTGCTCGCAACCCCGGCCACACTCGTGGCACTGCTGCGCACCGTCGCCTACACCTGGCGCCAGGAGCTGCTCGCACACGAGGCGCAGCAGGTCTTCCAGGTCGGGCGGGAGCTGCACAAGCGGCTCGGCACCATGGGCAAGCACCTCACCACGCTCGGCAAGCGGCTCAACTCCTCGGTCGAGGCGTTCAACGCCTTCAACCGTTCCCTGGACTCCAACGTCATCACCCAGGCTCGCCGGTTCAGCAACCTCCAGGGTCTGGATCCGGCGCTGGAGTCGCACCCGCCGCTGGAGGTGCTCGCCACCCCCGCTCAGAAGCCCGACGTCTACGAGACAACACAGCGCACTAATGCCGGACCGGCCCAGCTGCCGGGCCGGAAGAACACAGCAGCGCTGCCGCTGGAGGGTCTCGCGCTGGAACCGGATCCAGAGATCGAGTCCCTCGTCGCAGACGCCACCCGGGACGCAGACAAGGTCAGCCACGGTTCGGCGGCACGCCGTACGAAGAAGGCCTGA
- a CDS encoding DUF418 domain-containing protein, which translates to MTEPGRIADTADALTASSTSALVRGPSTATERALAPDLARGFMLLLIALANTPWYLYGQASGMTSAHPIDGSVVDRIVQFVLITAVDARIYPLFAFLFGYGIVQLYRRQIEAGATEQAVRAILRRRHWWMIVFGAVHAALLWFGDIVGAYGLVGLIMVAIFLRRMDRTLIVWAAVLTGILTVITLLGLVALPFIPADPAFEQGGGFVDPAALSGEEDYLASVLLRLATWPLIAIGQGIIGLVVPTMILLAFWAARRQILEDPRAHARLLRRTAVIGVAVGVVGGLPNALTHVGVFELGPHQSWIFTLTQSVTGIFGGLGYVAVFTLLADRLQRAGAMSGPVVAIKAVGKRSLSNYLGQSVIFAPLLSAWGIGLGADLNSAGVAAIAVAGWTVLAAVTYLYERRGWRGPAEGLLRRLAYR; encoded by the coding sequence ATGACTGAGCCCGGCCGGATCGCAGATACCGCAGACGCCCTGACCGCATCGAGCACGAGTGCTCTCGTTCGAGGCCCCTCGACCGCAACTGAGCGGGCCCTGGCGCCCGATCTCGCGCGCGGATTCATGCTGTTGTTGATCGCGCTCGCGAACACGCCGTGGTACCTGTACGGGCAGGCCTCCGGCATGACCTCGGCCCATCCGATCGACGGTTCCGTCGTGGACCGCATCGTCCAGTTCGTGCTGATCACGGCCGTCGACGCCCGCATCTACCCGCTCTTCGCGTTCTTGTTCGGGTACGGGATCGTGCAGCTGTACCGGCGCCAGATCGAGGCCGGTGCAACCGAGCAGGCGGTGCGCGCGATCCTCCGGCGGCGGCACTGGTGGATGATCGTGTTCGGCGCGGTCCACGCTGCATTGCTGTGGTTCGGGGACATCGTCGGTGCGTACGGTCTGGTCGGGCTGATCATGGTGGCGATCTTCCTGCGGCGTATGGACCGGACCCTCATCGTGTGGGCGGCCGTGCTCACCGGGATACTGACTGTGATCACCCTGCTGGGGCTGGTCGCGCTGCCCTTCATCCCGGCCGACCCAGCGTTCGAGCAGGGCGGCGGCTTCGTCGACCCTGCCGCCCTCAGTGGTGAGGAGGACTACCTTGCCTCCGTCCTCCTGCGGCTGGCGACCTGGCCGCTGATCGCGATCGGTCAGGGCATCATCGGACTGGTCGTCCCGACCATGATTCTGCTGGCGTTCTGGGCGGCGCGCCGGCAGATTCTCGAAGATCCGCGGGCTCATGCACGACTGTTGCGCCGCACCGCGGTAATCGGAGTCGCCGTCGGAGTGGTGGGCGGGTTGCCCAATGCACTCACCCATGTGGGTGTGTTCGAGCTCGGCCCGCACCAGTCGTGGATCTTTACCCTGACCCAGTCGGTGACCGGGATCTTCGGCGGCCTCGGCTACGTCGCCGTCTTCACCCTCCTCGCCGACAGGCTCCAGCGAGCAGGTGCCATGAGTGGGCCCGTCGTGGCGATCAAGGCCGTGGGGAAGCGGTCGCTGTCGAACTACCTGGGCCAATCGGTCATCTTCGCGCCGCTGCTGAGTGCCTGGGGCATCGGACTGGGGGCGGACCTGAACAGCGCAGGGGTCGCTGCGATCGCGGTCGCGGGGTGGACGGTGCTGGCTGCGGTGACCTACCTCTACGAGCGCCGCGGTTGGCGGGGGCCAGCCGAAGGGCTGCTGCGCCGCCTCGCCTATCGGTGA
- a CDS encoding exodeoxyribonuclease VII small subunit, with product MTCVSASTDVRDLSYEQARDELVEVVNKLESGAASLEESLDLWERGEALADRCQSWLDAARARIDATRGASAETSTDPDDENSGEDEGEGTMAVTNEPVAASDPDEEN from the coding sequence ATGACCTGCGTGAGCGCCAGTACCGACGTCCGTGACCTCAGCTACGAGCAGGCCCGTGATGAGCTCGTCGAGGTGGTGAACAAGCTCGAGAGCGGCGCCGCCTCGCTCGAGGAGTCTCTCGACCTGTGGGAACGCGGCGAGGCGCTCGCGGACCGCTGCCAGAGCTGGCTGGACGCGGCCCGCGCGAGGATCGACGCTACCCGCGGCGCATCCGCCGAGACGAGTACCGATCCCGACGACGAGAACAGCGGCGAGGACGAGGGCGAAGGCACGATGGCTGTCACGAACGAGCCAGTCGCGGCGAGCGACCCGGACGAGGAGAACTGA